A region from the Vicia villosa cultivar HV-30 ecotype Madison, WI linkage group LG3, Vvil1.0, whole genome shotgun sequence genome encodes:
- the LOC131655687 gene encoding uncharacterized protein LOC131655687, which yields MGCCISKCKPNKNSLDQFNKHLQDKLVISHQHHQPLPPHSPTTPTLAYPSNKISLSPLSPPSPTSSVSSFTCTTSSNTISSSSSNSLSSLTSKDRSFSNEYLWSCYKENPHIITRINSLSESSPLSFIPTKPKKIVNPSPTKENMPQKRVRSNSPTNLTRQKSFRKEVELLPMRPNRMTGSPSPSRRFTISDNSVSKRISNTNNSPNVSVAHYSRSVNSSSSIRKEGLKATISSPNPNNSLRRIHSSGLNFRQRETIVKDVVASHNHNVDSTVMEDVDNPLISLDCFIFL from the coding sequence ATGGGTTGCTGCATTAGCAAATGCAAACCCAACAAAAACTCTCTTGATCAATTCAACAAACACCTTCAAGACAAACTTGTCATCtctcatcaacatcatcaacctCTACCACCTCATTCTCCAACAACACCAACCCTTGCTTATCCTTCAAACAAAATCTCACTTTCACCTCTATCACCTCCATCACCAACCTCTTCAGTTTCTTCCTTCACATGCACTACTTCTTCCAACACCATCTCATCTTCAAGCTCCAATTCATTATCATCTTTAACCTCCAAAGATAGATCCTTCTCCAATGAGTATCTTTGGTCATGCTACAAGGAGAATCCACACATCATCACTCGCATCAATTCCCTCTCGGAATCTTCTCCTCTTTCCTTCATCCCCACCAAACCTAAAAAGATCGTAAACCCTTCACCAACTAAGGAAAACATGCCACAGAAAAGAGTTCGATCGAATTCACCGACGAATCTTACTCGACAGAAGAGTTTCAGAAAGGAAGTGGAATTATTACCAATGAGGCCTAATAGAATGACGGGTTCACCTTCTCCAAGCCGGAGATTCACCATCTCAGACAACAGTGTTTCGAAGCGAATAAGTAATACGAATAACAGTCCCAATGTTAGTGTTGCTCATTATTCCCGTTCAGTTAATTCGTCTTCTTCGATAAGGAAAGAAGGCCTTAAAGCAACGATCTCTAGTCCGAATCCAAACAACAGTTTGCGACGGATTCATTCGTCTGGTTTGAATTTTAGGCAGAGAGAAACCATTGTTAAGGATGTGGTTGCTAGTCATAATCACAATGTGGATTCAACAGTTATGGAAGATGTTGATAATCCTCTTATCTCATTGGACTGTTTCATCTTTTTGTAG